The genomic interval TGTCATGTTCTTAAGCCTGTGAAAAGTGGATAGCTTTAGCCAAGTTAGAGTTCAGCAATAATTTAAAACCAAGTTAGAGTTCAGCAATAAATTAAAACCTAAGTTTTATAATGCTTTCCTTCATTGTGCCTGCCTATTTCTTGGCTTATTTTTATGAAACGTTGCAACCATGATTGTCAATCTCAACTTAACTCTTAAACTCTTACAACTTTTGTGATTTTAGGTGACAAAACGAGTTAGCTCTCCGTCAACTTCTGTTGTGGTAAACTTAGGCATAAATGCGCAAGTAATAAAACGAGTCTATGTGTTTGAAATCAACTTTAACTTTTGTCCTCATTGACCTTGCAATGATAGGGTTTACCCTGACTCAAAGGATTTGATGAAATTAACTCctttttaatatgttttcactttaataacttttgtttttatgaatttatgTATAATTTGGTTGTTTAGTTGTCTGATCTTATTCATTACTAATTTACTTTTACAATTTATTATTGTGTTTTGCTATTTTGTTATATTGTAAAGTTTAAATATTGAATTATTGTTGTGTAAGAGTATTTTGTGAAGCCTATAtgttattaaataagttttttaatataattttttctattaagTAAACTTGAAGATTTACAAGTTAACTCTACAAGTCAAGTTTATAGAAGTTACACAAGTTAGCTTTATGCTGATGGCGTAAGGGATTAACTTGCAAACCATTTCTTTATAAGTGAGTCATTTTCCATGaatcaaaacatttttgttATATTCAATGATCTTTACTTGGTATACCAATAATCTGCTAAAATGTATTAGCTAATGTGTTATAACtgagtatattttattttctattcttCTGAATTAAAAATGTTGAAACTTAACAAGAGTTGGTGATTTTAATAGAAAGGCTTTTAATTCACCCAAATATTTGAATACATTCAGATACCCTTTGTTCAAAAGAAATtctttgtataatttaaaacaatatgTTTATGAAGGGTCAACATTTACATAAATTCTGGTTCTGTGTGAAAAGGGGTAGGATTAGGCAAAAAGCTAATTGTTAAAAGCGATCTTATGGTGAATAATATCTTTGAGAATTTGGTTTTTAACTTGAGCTTAATAGTACTGTGTAGTCCATGTTTTCAAAGTGTGGAGTAAGACTCCTGTTGCTGTAGTTTTTGGTATATTTTGGTCttcaataattaatattatttaatatgcaCATTTCTCATGTATTCAATGTTGCTTCTGTTTGTGAAATTCCTTTTCTTAAAAGGATAATTTATCAAATATCCAAATTATAATGGAAATGTTGATTTGGTTAATTTCGAAAGAGTTTTTGGAAAACTTATTGAATTAAGGAAACAAacaatcctttgagtttgagaTGTAATCTAAAATCCATATTTCCGTTATAATTTGGGTATTTGATAAATGATCCTTTAAAGACAAGGCAGTTAGCCAGCAAATGCAAACATTTAATACATGAGAAATAtgcatattaaataaatattgattaTTGAAGAAAGATATATATAAACAACCATAGCAACAAAAATCTTATTCCACTAAGTAAAATCATTCATGTCTTCACCTAACACCTTATGATGCATTTGGATTTCTTGGTTCATGTTGTGGTATAAGAGCCTCCCCATACTAATAACAAGTTAAATTTTAGCACAAGGTAGGAGAGCTACTTCATTATGCACATTTCAAGGACAAATGCACCTGAGTGAGGGAACGTGTATGAGACATGATAAAACATTCATTTATATTTGTCTAACAACCAACTTATGATTTGGGTTTGTTTGTTCATGAAACTTTCTTTGACTTCAGGGATTTTAAGTAATGACACACTAAACATTATTAGTTGAAATTTAAATTCCCTTGCTTTAGTTTCCATGCTTTTGGATAtgaaacttaaaattttaagatttgAGTTAGTTCGTCACTGGGAGCCATTACTTAGAATGACTCTAGTTTGACTAGCCAAATACTCTTTGTACTTGCTAGACTGGAATGGCTCCACTTGTTTCCATTTCTGAGAATCATAATTTGATGTTTATTCTTGTATTCTCCAATTATATCTCTTTATTTTGTTGTTGATACTTTCTTGTCACTTTGATACAGCTCCTGAAATGGTTGAGAAACCTGGGGATACCTCATTGACAAGGCTTAAAGTGTTGTACACTCAAGCAAAAGATCTTTCAGAAAGTGAAGCAAGGTATGTTTAATTTGTCCATACTGTCCAGGCTTGGCATTCTATAGCATATGATTCTTATATTGATTTTGGCTGCAGTATTTCCAACTTAATGTTAAGCCAAATTGATGGAATACTGCCTACAGGTCCACAGGGGCAAACACGAAGAAGAATAGGTTTGCCTCAAATTTGTGACAATTATGTTCCTCTTTCATTTGAAACATAATCACATCTGTACTTAAGCTTAAACATTTAGAATTCATCCTTAAAATAGATATATTCATCTTTCACTTGAAATATATAGGTTTAGACATTTACAATTTGTCGACAAAATAAATACTATAAACGGATCAGAATCTTTTAGTATGTTggtcttttaatattttctttttatttgtgtCATATGTATTAATCAAAGAGACTACTAGGTATGATTGTGAACAACATTATAGAACCCAAGTAAACTCTCTAAAGCATTAGAGTTATGCTTTTTCAGGGGAAGGAAAGTGGGaagtaaataaaataacggGAGGAAACGAACATCTGACAATTTTTGTGACAACTATGCCAAATTTCAATTCATTTGATGCTGTAAATTTTTGGTTgtctttttaaactttttttttccctccttttttttttcttttccaggAAAAGGTAAAGTCTACTCTTTGGATACTCATCTCTGCTGCCATGTTGGCCAATCCTGTATAGTCCTgctacatgaagaaaaaggggAGGGAGGGCAATCTAACGAGTAATTTTAAGTAAAACTGAAAATTGTgtattagttatatttttacattttgttcctTTTCTGCCTATACGGTGTAAGTAGAATAAATAAGCGCTGGGTATATATACGGAAATCATGCGGTGCAGGTTAGCTGAACTTATAACTCATTAGCAAGAGTGCTTTTGCATGCTTTTGTTATCCCCAGATAATACATGGTGATGCATTGGTCCCAACAATATGGTAATGATTTTGTACAACATTCAGTTGATAAAGCAAGACTATACAAACATGAGAATCAAAATACGGACAAATATGTGAAAGCATTTATGGACCTATTGTGGTTGAAGCAAATAATTTTCTCAAACTTTGTTAATATTATGGTTTCATTTTCCTTGAATGCTAGTTTCTATTTATGTAGTCTAGCTTCTAACTGTATACGTGTTACAGAAGGTAATGAGCAGAAAAGGAAACGAGTGAAGACTGAGTCAGATATTTCAAGGCTAACTCCTAGTATGCGAAATCATCTTGAAAATTGTGCCAATCTTAAAGGAGAACAGGTATGCATTTGTGCTGAAGTTTGATGAATACGAATCAAATGCTCGTCAGTTATACTGCACACGTGTGAGCAGTACATTGCTTTTGATAAGTTTGTCTTTTTTGAAACTGTTAGAAATTCAGTTGTAGTTAGTTAATTTAGTTCATTTAGATGTTCACAGTTGTAATTCTGTTATTCATTTTTTTGGGTGAAATCTATTAAGTATCTCTCACCAGGTTATGCATAAGGATGAATGTTTTATTCCTTtaagttaatttcttgtcaGGTAGCAGCAAGGGTCACCCCACGAAATGCTGATAAGGATGAATGGTTTGTTGTAAAAGTGATTCATTTTGACAAGGAATCAAAGGAGTaagtataatattaatttttttaattttgttctttcATTTGATATTAATTTGGGTAGTTACCCACCTCCTCTATGGTTATGACTTAAAAACTAGATTTGTTGCAATTGATgcggttttttttttcacaaaggAAAAAGATTGTTAAGAGCTGTTTCTTGTGTATGGTTTGTAATCAATAAGAGAACATTTTGACATTAGTGTTTTTTAATTCTCCTCTTTCTTTAGTTTATTTGATGTTCATGACGTGATttgtttttcagatttgaaGTACTAGATGAGGAACCGGGAGATGACGAAGAAAGCAATGGTCAAAGGTAACCTACCATATTAGGAGTTTTGTCATGTTCAGTTACCTAAAGTTATGTGCCATCTACTTGTTTTGCTTGAAGTACCATTTTAAACTTACATGGAAAAATTTCATGTTTTCCATGTGTATTAAATTGTTACTCCATTTGAATGACATTTTACTTCATTTGATTCTCTTTCTGTATTCAGACAATACAAGCTTCCCATGGGAAATATCATTGCCTTTCCCAAGAGCAATGATCCTTCAAGTGCTCCAGATTTTCCTCCTGGAAAACATGTTTTGGCGGTCTATCCAGGAACTACAGCACTCTATAAAGCAACAGTTGTTCAAGGCCCTCGCAGAGTAATAATCTCTCATTTTCTTTAGTATAGTCAGATTATTTCCTGATTCCCTTCTATTATTGTGTGACTCAGATTTAATACTGACCAATGTTATTTCGTATGTTCTGGTTATTCTTCAACCTTTCGTAACTGTGCAGAGGAAGACTGAGGAGTAAGTATACATTTCTATCCtttatatttttgtgtttgttttctccCTACTTATGGTGGATTATTTTCTGCGGTGATTGGAACAGCTATGTGTTGGAATTTGATGATGACGAAGAAGATGGATCTTTACCTCAAAGGACAGTGCCCTTCCATAAGGTGGTTCTTCTTCCAGAAGGACATCGCCAATGAGGTTTAAAGTAGAAACTATTTATAGTTGTGTTTAAAGTAGAAACTATCTATAGTTGTGTATAAAGTAGAAACTAGACTATTGCATATGTGACAGTTGTTAGTATGCTGTTATGGCTTTTTCAAGATTGACATTCCAAGCATGTAAGAAGGACACCTTACTTCAACATTgattataaatgataaaatatccAAAGTTAGTTTGTGACAACTTTATACTTCctatcttaaataaaaatataaaaaataatattattaataggaAGAgtcaatataatattattaataggaGAAAGAGAGCCATCTGAATTTTGTTTCCAATTAaacctaattttttaaaaaaaattaggaatgaactgttaaaaaaaatgtacattttttatttttctagacaaagataaaaagagttttaaaaataaataataataattgaaataaataataaaaaatgtttatatgatttttatgcttttagatataaatataatgggataaatgataaaataaaactacttaaaataaataaacatcaATTGAGTTTGGttttaagtaataaattaataatgattaattattaaaagtgctataaaattttaataaaatagaaaacaagaaaaaaggtATGCTAAATTATTAACATAGGTATAATTATTgattgaataattaaaaaatcaattttgttgtGAAATAAGTAATGTAGTTTGAAAACTTTAATGATGTATACGGacaatttgatatttaaataataaataaaaaaaattattgattgaactataatattgaaataaaaaatttatgaaataatattaGATTATGAATTATAGAGTTTTTAAGTAATGAATTAAATTGAAAagtacataaataataatatggAATAATAGAATGTATGAAATTCTTTGGGAGTAGTAGTAGTGTACCAatgtatattaataatattattattaatatagattagtaaaataaataagaatataaattGATTTGAAATGATAAAAGCTTAAATATGTTTTACAAAcaactaaataaatattaaattaaattttttaatattattttgtataagTGATTAgcataaactaaaaatattaacgTATAATTAGTGACAATATAtgaatttgaaattataaaacaCTGAAATTGACGTAAATTTGAAGAACAGTGGCACAAATAGTGATGAACACAACTATGCATATGTACAAAATAGAAACGGAAATTGGATGACCGATTAAAACGAGATTTGAACCAATTAAACTCAAGAAGATTAAACGgtgaaaaatgaattttaatccattaaaacaAGGATTAAACGGTGAATATTGATTGTTAACGGTGCAAGTGAGTAAAATAAAGAACAACAAAATAAGCTGCGGAAATGGAAAATTAAACAGTAGAAATCAATGACAAGTAAGAAACATCAAAACGCGGAAATTATTAGAAATTTGTTTTGAATACACAATCAATATTCTTCTATTTATACATGCAAATccaacaaaaatttaaatacacgctcaaaaagcaaaaaataaataaataatacaagTATTTTATATTGGTTTAGGGTTTACTCTTTTTTAATAACTACATTTAGTTACCACGTCATACTAAAATATTCTCAGTAAAACACACAATCCTTTACTAAGAACACacaaaaatattgttattaaacCCTACAAAaatgactgtttcttcctgcacttctATTATTTCTTCTGCCATCTCTATACAGACGTAAAAATACCTTTCTGTCTTTCCCGTGTCATCCCATAGAGTAGTTTCTGGATTATCTAATCCGgacacgcatttgaaaaaagactttcgaattacataatccggaagctaaaaaagactttctgattatgtaatccaaaaactagtcatgcatttgaaaaaagactttcagattatgtaatccggaagctaattacgaatttaaaaaaagacttccgaattacataattcaaaatattacagaggaatatttttagaaataccAAAATTTATGAAGATAGGAGAAGAACATGCATGAAGAAATAGTctacaaaaatatattctacCCAAGTAACACCCTGTTACAAATTATAGCACCCCGAGAAATCCTATCTTTAAGTATCCTAGCTTAAATTGTAATACAATGTAAAgacaataaataattactaaAGGAATGAAATCAcctgaaaatagaaaacaaagagCCATAGCAAGGGTTTTCTGCTTTTCAGAATAGTGAAGAATCCTTCACAACACAAGATGATGATGAAAAACTCCAAAAAATTTAGAATTCTTTTTTGTTGAAAACTTGTAAAATCAGTTTTGAAACACATTTTCACAGGTTTGAATACGAAAATTATCTCAGTAAACTTTTTGAAAGCTTAAAGATCCTTTTTATATATTCTGACATACATATTTTCATAATACAGCTTATCAAAATCAATCTCTTAATGCACTAATGCATCATTACTTAAATAAACTTACCAGTACAAAACCATTTTTTACCAAATGTTAACAAGAACTTGGAATGAAAAACTCATCTTCTTGAACACATTAAAGTACAATTTTAACATATTGAACAAATTACCAAAATCACTAAAaaattcataagtgttttcaatcaactGATTATTGAAAAGAACTAATTAAAAACATTCAATTAAACATTCAATTAATTgattaatgaaaagaaaaaaattaaaaactttaaaCTTTTCTTAGATTCATCATCTCATAGAGCAAAAGATAAATCATAGacacaaaacaaaagaaaa from Phaseolus vulgaris cultivar G19833 chromosome 1, P. vulgaris v2.0, whole genome shotgun sequence carries:
- the LOC137813720 gene encoding SAGA-associated factor 29 homolog B-like isoform X2; protein product: MSSTDVVSLLENSKELDRVRKEQEEILSEINKLHKKLQTTPEMVEKPGDTSLTRLKVLYTQAKDLSESEASISNLMLSQIDGILPTGPQGQTRRRIGLPQISSNCIRVTEGNEQKRKRVKTESDISRLTPSMRNHLENCANLKGEQVAARVTPRNADKDEWFVVKVIHFDKESKEFEVLDEEPGDDEESNGQRQYKLPMGNIIAFPKSNDPSSAPDFPPGKHVLAVYPGTTALYKATVVQGPRRRKTEDYVLEFDDDEEDGSLPQRTVPFHKVVLLPEGHRQ
- the LOC137813720 gene encoding SAGA-associated factor 29 homolog A-like isoform X1, encoding MSSTDVVSLLENSKELDRVRKEQEEILSEINKLHKKLQTTPEMVEKPGDTSLTRLKVLYTQAKDLSESEASISNLMLSQIDGILPTGPQGQTRRRIEGNEQKRKRVKTESDISRLTPSMRNHLENCANLKGEQVAARVTPRNADKDEWFVVKVIHFDKESKEFEVLDEEPGDDEESNGQRQYKLPMGNIIAFPKSNDPSSAPDFPPGKHVLAVYPGTTALYKATVVQGPRRRKTEDYVLEFDDDEEDGSLPQRTVPFHKVVLLPEGHRQ